The Spirosoma radiotolerans genome has a window encoding:
- a CDS encoding CAP domain-containing protein, translating into MKLTYLVGLTALLGALASCQSDQETTQTPAPVSSSVYKEAGVGTSAFTPNLAGARAALATSTQQQEVLTYINQARSKPCQCGTTVYPAVPALTLDAQLNAASDKFAVDLATYNYFSHTGRDGSLPWDRMTREGYVWRAAGENIAAGYTTTRAVVDGWLKSPGHCANIMSANFKNVGVGYGYSATSTYKAYWVTDFGTRQ; encoded by the coding sequence ATGAAACTTACGTACCTAGTCGGCCTAACAGCCTTGTTGGGAGCCTTGGCTTCCTGCCAGTCGGATCAGGAAACTACCCAGACACCCGCCCCGGTTTCGTCGTCCGTTTACAAAGAAGCAGGGGTGGGGACAAGCGCTTTTACGCCGAATCTGGCGGGCGCGCGCGCTGCCCTAGCAACCTCAACCCAACAGCAGGAAGTGCTTACCTACATCAATCAGGCCCGATCAAAACCCTGTCAATGTGGAACAACCGTTTATCCAGCCGTTCCGGCGCTAACGCTCGATGCGCAACTCAATGCAGCGTCGGATAAATTCGCGGTCGATCTGGCGACCTACAATTACTTTAGTCATACCGGCCGCGACGGTTCACTGCCCTGGGATCGGATGACTCGCGAAGGGTATGTGTGGCGGGCTGCTGGTGAGAATATCGCAGCTGGTTACACAACCACGCGGGCTGTTGTCGATGGCTGGCTCAAGTCGCCTGGCCATTGCGCCAACATTATGAGTGCCAATTTTAAGAACGTTGGCGTTGGCTACGGCTATAGCGCCACCAGCACATACAAAGCCTACTGGGTAACGGATTTCGGTACCCGTCAGTAA
- a CDS encoding SanA/YdcF family protein — MNTTLASDYSNDQPREAVGIRVVKWVIKLTIVVIFSGATIVLVSNWWVVYNTRNQIYFSIDELPVNDVGLVLGTSKFVRTGKENLFFRYRMEATARLWKEGKVKYLILSGNNDSEYYNEPVDMQRALVRLGVPASVMTLDYAGYRTFDSVVRCKDVFNQEKITIISQNFHNARALYIGNHEGMEAIAFAAQDVPDGYSLRTLIREYLARPYALLDVYLIRPQPEKGNWERKRNP; from the coding sequence ATGAACACGACCCTGGCTAGCGATTACAGCAATGACCAGCCGCGCGAAGCGGTCGGCATTCGCGTGGTCAAGTGGGTCATCAAACTGACAATTGTTGTGATTTTTTCGGGCGCAACGATTGTCTTGGTTAGTAACTGGTGGGTGGTGTACAATACCCGCAATCAAATCTATTTTAGTATTGACGAGCTACCGGTCAATGATGTTGGGCTTGTGCTGGGCACCAGTAAATTTGTTCGAACGGGAAAAGAGAATCTCTTTTTTCGCTACCGCATGGAAGCTACGGCCCGATTGTGGAAAGAAGGCAAAGTAAAGTACTTGATTCTGAGTGGTAACAATGACTCGGAATACTACAACGAGCCGGTAGACATGCAACGGGCTTTGGTCAGATTAGGCGTACCTGCCTCGGTCATGACGCTCGATTATGCGGGGTATCGAACGTTCGATTCGGTCGTTCGGTGCAAAGACGTATTCAATCAGGAAAAGATCACCATTATCTCGCAGAATTTCCACAATGCCCGCGCCCTCTACATTGGTAATCACGAGGGCATGGAAGCCATTGCCTTTGCGGCCCAGGACGTGCCTGATGGCTACTCCCTTCGTACCCTGATTCGGGAATATCTCGCCCGCCCCTACGCGTTGCTCGACGTGTACCTGATTCGCCCCCAGCCCGAAAAGGGAAACTGGGAACGCAAGCGTAATCCGTAA
- a CDS encoding DNA gyrase/topoisomerase IV subunit A has product MINEENEQPIDDDSQQPEAGSPDDGTELTSALEPDDEPTDIITKEVLHDQTVVAGLYENYFLDYASYVILERAVPAVEDGLKPVQRRILHALKEMDDGRFNKVANVIGQTMQFHPHGDASIGEALVNIGQKELLFDTQGSWGDVRTGDGAAAPRYIEVRLSKFAQDAIYNDKTTEWQLSYDGRKREPITLPVKFPLLLAQGVEGIAVGLSTKILPHNFNELIEASINILKDKPVSLFPDFQTGGLIDVSNYNDGHRGGKVRVRAKIEEVDKKTLAIRDVPFGVTTPQLIDSIVKAAELGKIRIKAPSRTTAAVVDNTAKDVEILVHLQPGVSPDVSIDALYAFTDCEVSISPNACVIIGDKPHFVSVTDILRVNTHQTVQLLQRELEIRRSELMERLLYSSLEKIFIENRIYRKIEECETFEDVIATIDKALKPHKKLFYRVITEDDIIRLTEIKIKRISKYDGFKAEELMRRLEQELAETEDNLANITRFAIAYYKDLQKKYGKGRERKTEIRAFNTIAASVVAAANQKLYVDREGGFIGYGLKKDEYVSDCSDIDDIIVFRRDGKCMVVKIAEKVFVGKDIVYVSVFKKNDERKIYNLVYLDGKSGISMAKRFPVTGVTRDREYDLTMGNPKSKMTYFSANDNGEAEVITINLTAQCTAKIKQFDYDFASVGIKNRSAQGNILTKYPVRKITQKSGGVSTLGGVDIWYDEHLGRLNRDERGRLLGNFDAKDSILVVYKDGQYELTSFDLTNRYEPNDIALLQKFDPDTVLSAVYYEANQKAWYVKRFKVETTSLDKKFSFIGDGKGSKSLVITNDRYPRIEVVHQVKDRGPFESMILEPEGFIDVRGWKALGNKLPFAKVKEVKLLPPKIVKEPAKAAPNVEPVALVPTEPEEKESVQLGLFS; this is encoded by the coding sequence ATGATAAACGAAGAAAATGAACAGCCGATAGACGACGATAGCCAGCAGCCTGAAGCAGGGTCACCTGATGATGGGACCGAGCTGACCAGCGCCCTCGAACCGGACGACGAGCCAACAGATATCATCACCAAAGAAGTCCTGCACGACCAGACGGTAGTGGCAGGCTTATACGAAAATTACTTCCTGGATTACGCGTCCTACGTTATTCTCGAACGGGCAGTGCCCGCCGTAGAGGATGGGTTGAAGCCTGTTCAGCGCCGGATTCTGCATGCCCTGAAAGAAATGGACGACGGTCGCTTCAATAAAGTGGCGAACGTGATCGGGCAAACCATGCAGTTTCACCCGCACGGGGATGCCTCCATTGGGGAAGCCTTAGTGAATATTGGTCAAAAAGAACTCCTCTTCGATACGCAGGGTAGTTGGGGCGACGTCCGGACGGGCGATGGAGCCGCTGCCCCCCGGTACATTGAAGTGCGGCTATCCAAATTTGCCCAGGATGCCATTTACAACGACAAAACAACCGAATGGCAACTGTCGTATGATGGCCGCAAACGCGAACCCATTACTTTGCCCGTCAAGTTTCCGCTCTTGCTGGCGCAGGGTGTCGAGGGAATTGCCGTCGGGTTATCGACCAAAATTTTACCTCATAATTTTAATGAACTGATCGAGGCTTCCATCAATATATTGAAGGATAAGCCCGTGTCGCTCTTCCCCGATTTTCAGACGGGGGGGCTCATCGACGTCAGCAACTATAACGACGGTCATCGGGGCGGTAAGGTTCGGGTTCGGGCCAAGATCGAAGAGGTCGATAAGAAAACCCTCGCCATTCGCGATGTGCCGTTTGGCGTGACAACGCCACAACTGATCGATTCCATTGTGAAGGCGGCTGAGTTGGGGAAAATTCGCATCAAGGCGCCCAGCCGGACAACGGCTGCTGTGGTTGACAATACGGCAAAAGACGTCGAGATTCTGGTGCACTTACAGCCGGGTGTTTCCCCCGATGTGTCCATCGACGCGCTCTATGCGTTCACGGACTGTGAGGTCTCCATTTCGCCCAATGCCTGCGTGATCATTGGCGACAAGCCGCATTTTGTGAGTGTCACGGATATTCTGCGCGTCAATACGCATCAGACGGTTCAGTTACTGCAACGCGAACTGGAGATTCGGCGTAGTGAGTTGATGGAGCGATTGCTATACAGTTCGCTCGAAAAAATATTCATTGAGAACCGGATTTACCGGAAAATTGAAGAGTGCGAAACGTTTGAGGATGTTATCGCCACCATCGATAAGGCACTCAAACCCCATAAGAAGCTGTTTTACCGCGTCATTACGGAGGACGACATAATCCGCCTGACCGAAATAAAAATTAAGCGGATTTCGAAGTACGATGGGTTCAAGGCTGAGGAGTTGATGCGTCGGCTGGAGCAGGAATTAGCCGAGACCGAAGACAACCTGGCCAATATTACCCGATTTGCCATTGCCTATTACAAGGATTTGCAGAAGAAGTATGGCAAAGGTCGCGAGCGCAAAACGGAGATCCGGGCGTTCAATACAATTGCCGCCAGTGTGGTAGCTGCCGCCAACCAGAAACTGTATGTCGACCGGGAAGGCGGCTTTATTGGGTACGGGCTCAAAAAGGATGAGTACGTGAGCGATTGTTCCGACATTGACGACATCATCGTTTTCCGGCGGGATGGAAAATGCATGGTCGTGAAAATTGCGGAAAAAGTATTTGTCGGCAAGGATATTGTGTATGTTTCGGTATTCAAGAAAAACGACGAGCGTAAGATTTATAACTTGGTTTATTTGGATGGTAAGTCGGGCATCTCGATGGCGAAGCGGTTCCCTGTGACGGGTGTTACCCGCGATCGGGAATATGACCTGACCATGGGAAATCCGAAATCGAAGATGACCTATTTCAGTGCCAATGACAATGGCGAAGCAGAGGTCATTACGATAAACCTGACGGCCCAGTGCACGGCGAAGATCAAGCAGTTCGACTACGACTTTGCGTCTGTTGGCATTAAGAACCGGTCGGCGCAGGGGAATATCCTGACCAAATATCCGGTTCGGAAAATTACCCAGAAATCAGGGGGGGTATCAACCCTAGGGGGGGTCGATATCTGGTACGATGAACACCTTGGACGGCTTAACCGGGATGAGCGCGGTCGTTTGCTGGGTAATTTCGATGCGAAAGACAGCATCCTGGTAGTGTATAAGGATGGGCAGTATGAATTGACGAGCTTTGACCTGACGAACCGATACGAGCCAAACGATATAGCCCTGCTGCAGAAGTTTGATCCCGATACAGTCCTGTCAGCCGTTTATTACGAAGCTAATCAGAAAGCCTGGTATGTGAAGCGGTTTAAAGTTGAGACGACATCGCTGGATAAAAAATTTAGCTTTATAGGTGATGGAAAAGGATCGAAAAGTCTGGTTATCACCAATGACCGCTACCCACGCATCGAGGTTGTTCACCAGGTAAAAGATCGCGGTCCGTTCGAGTCGATGATTTTGGAACCAGAAGGGTTTATTGATGTTCGCGGCTGGAAGGCACTGGGAAATAAACTGCCCTTTGCCAAAGTAAAAGAGGTGAAGTTGCTGCCGCCAAAGATTGTTAAAGAACCTGCAAAAGCGGCCCCGAATGTTGAGCCTGTTGCGCTGGTCCCAACGGAACCTGAAGAAAAAGAGTCTGTGCAGTTAGGGTTGTTTTCCTGA
- a CDS encoding D-2-hydroxyacid dehydrogenase: MQLFVNPALSDTLKTSLQQNLPTDITAVFRHDLPEADQQAAFQSADFVLGNPPVAWFSNGAPRLAFWQLDSAGFDGFKTIRVQAVIANMGDYFARPCAETMMAGILAMYRAIPELTLLQSKSDWVGAPIRARTNLLWQKQVVILGTGTIGQAVRQMLSGFGCTTTMLARTDPQADLHSAEELIAILPQTDIVVNCLPGTAAGFVSAEVIAAMKPGSLYANVGRGTTTDEPALIRALQSGQLGGAVLDVTAQEPLPADSPLWEMPNVLLTQHTGGGQPDEDGGKVDQFLRNLTRFRAGQPLENAVELGRGY; the protein is encoded by the coding sequence ATGCAACTCTTCGTCAACCCCGCCCTTAGCGATACGCTTAAAACGAGCTTACAGCAAAACCTGCCAACCGATATAACCGCCGTTTTTCGGCATGATTTACCCGAGGCCGATCAGCAGGCTGCCTTTCAGTCGGCCGACTTCGTACTGGGGAACCCGCCGGTTGCCTGGTTTAGTAATGGAGCCCCCCGATTAGCCTTCTGGCAACTGGATTCGGCGGGCTTCGATGGGTTTAAAACCATTCGTGTGCAGGCGGTCATTGCCAACATGGGCGATTATTTTGCCCGCCCCTGTGCCGAAACCATGATGGCGGGTATTCTGGCTATGTACCGCGCCATTCCCGAACTGACCCTGTTACAGAGCAAATCGGACTGGGTTGGCGCACCCATTCGTGCCCGGACGAATCTGTTGTGGCAAAAGCAGGTGGTTATTCTTGGAACCGGTACCATTGGCCAGGCCGTTCGGCAGATGTTGAGTGGGTTTGGCTGCACCACCACGATGCTGGCCCGCACCGATCCGCAGGCCGATCTGCATTCGGCCGAGGAGCTTATTGCCATACTCCCTCAAACGGATATTGTTGTGAACTGCCTGCCCGGAACCGCTGCTGGCTTTGTGTCGGCGGAGGTAATCGCGGCCATGAAGCCGGGGAGTTTATACGCCAACGTAGGACGCGGTACGACAACCGACGAGCCCGCCTTGATCCGTGCGTTGCAATCCGGTCAACTGGGCGGTGCCGTACTCGACGTAACCGCCCAGGAGCCGCTGCCCGCTGATAGCCCGCTCTGGGAAATGCCGAATGTTCTGCTGACCCAGCACACCGGGGGCGGCCAACCGGACGAAGACGGAGGGAAGGTCGATCAGTTCCTGCGCAACCTGACCCGATTTCGGGCAGGACAGCCGCTGGAAAATGCGGTTGAGTTGGGGAGAGGGTATTAG
- a CDS encoding VOC family protein: protein MEKTKLLGLRTVIYAAPELVQAKAWYTEALGIAPYFDEPYYVGFSVGGYELGLDPNAQVVAGSTLTYWGVASLEASVQQFMAIGARIHTPIQNVGDDILVATLEDPFGNVLGLIENPHFNR from the coding sequence ATGGAAAAGACGAAACTTTTAGGCCTGCGAACGGTAATTTACGCTGCTCCCGAGCTTGTTCAAGCGAAAGCGTGGTACACGGAAGCCCTGGGAATTGCCCCGTATTTTGACGAGCCTTATTACGTAGGCTTCAGCGTGGGAGGCTATGAATTAGGCCTCGACCCAAATGCGCAGGTTGTTGCTGGCAGCACGCTCACCTATTGGGGTGTTGCCAGCCTGGAGGCTTCGGTACAGCAGTTTATGGCGATCGGGGCACGGATACATACCCCGATCCAGAACGTAGGTGACGATATACTTGTTGCCACCCTGGAAGACCCATTTGGTAATGTGCTTGGATTGATTGAGAATCCACATTTCAATCGTTGA
- a CDS encoding capsule assembly Wzi family protein, producing the protein MLKHSLVRLLVIYLAVVANCQGQTLKPVRYRTELGSYFATSGETPFWLRANQYGIVPREAALMTLRQAIRVDYHDAPKTKLDSLRTVNRRVDWGWGAEAVLNAGYTYKLLIPEAYVKVKFGKGLEVWAGRRREIIGLVDSTLTSGSYAWSGNTLPMLKIQLAVPDYLPRNSLFGFKGFYAHGWFEEERFINNIMLHQKALYGRFGKPHWRLKLYGGINHQVMWGGNTERLPGSVIKNNQLPNRFSDYIDVITASSLGNRTDLDTNRISSFDRENRIGNHLGTVDLGFEYTGRHFSFFAYRQNIYEDGSLFYLINISDGLNGLRINNRRPVNPNGVQIRSILFEYLNTESQGGALFLEKASQRGRDNYFNHSQYQDGWSRFGLTMGTPFITPSTDSQGNLPKYGFTNNNRVSVMHIGLSGQAYDFFRFQLKASYSENLGTYEVPFGHSVRQFSSALTVSAPLPILNGITANAAIATDIGDLYSNSVGFYVGIRKEGQSRKRE; encoded by the coding sequence ATGTTAAAACACAGCCTTGTCCGTCTACTGGTCATTTACCTGGCCGTTGTTGCCAACTGCCAAGGGCAGACGCTCAAGCCAGTTCGATACCGTACCGAACTGGGCAGTTATTTTGCCACCTCCGGCGAGACACCCTTCTGGCTACGAGCCAACCAATATGGCATTGTGCCCCGCGAAGCCGCGTTAATGACTCTGCGTCAGGCCATCCGGGTCGACTATCATGATGCGCCAAAAACCAAACTTGATAGTTTACGGACGGTCAATCGGCGAGTCGATTGGGGTTGGGGAGCGGAGGCCGTGCTGAATGCGGGGTACACCTACAAACTGCTGATTCCGGAAGCTTATGTTAAAGTAAAGTTCGGAAAAGGGCTGGAAGTCTGGGCGGGTCGTCGACGAGAAATCATTGGCCTCGTCGATTCAACGCTTACTTCGGGCTCCTACGCCTGGTCGGGCAATACCCTGCCCATGTTAAAAATCCAGCTTGCTGTTCCCGATTATTTACCCAGAAACAGTCTGTTTGGGTTTAAAGGTTTTTACGCACATGGCTGGTTCGAAGAAGAGCGGTTCATCAACAACATCATGTTGCACCAGAAAGCCCTGTACGGCCGTTTCGGCAAACCACACTGGCGGCTCAAGTTGTATGGCGGCATTAATCATCAGGTTATGTGGGGGGGCAATACGGAACGCCTACCCGGCTCGGTGATTAAAAATAACCAGTTGCCTAACCGGTTCAGTGATTACATCGACGTGATTACGGCCAGCTCATTAGGAAATCGAACCGATCTTGATACCAATCGAATCAGCTCCTTTGACCGCGAAAACCGCATCGGGAATCACCTGGGCACGGTCGACCTGGGTTTTGAATACACCGGGCGGCATTTTTCTTTTTTTGCTTATCGCCAAAATATTTACGAAGACGGATCACTTTTTTACCTAATCAACATCAGCGACGGCTTGAATGGCCTGCGCATCAATAACCGACGACCCGTCAACCCCAATGGCGTTCAAATCCGGTCGATTCTCTTTGAGTACCTGAATACCGAGAGCCAGGGCGGTGCGTTGTTCCTGGAAAAAGCATCCCAGCGAGGCCGTGACAATTATTTCAACCATTCCCAGTACCAGGATGGCTGGTCGCGGTTTGGTCTGACGATGGGAACGCCCTTCATCACACCCTCTACCGATAGTCAGGGGAACTTACCTAAATACGGGTTTACGAACAACAACCGCGTATCGGTTATGCACATTGGGCTGTCGGGGCAGGCCTATGATTTTTTTCGCTTTCAACTGAAAGCGTCATATAGCGAAAACCTGGGCACATATGAAGTCCCTTTTGGCCATAGCGTGCGTCAGTTTTCGTCAGCGCTTACGGTATCAGCTCCCTTACCCATACTGAACGGCATAACGGCAAACGCAGCCATTGCCACCGACATCGGTGACCTCTATTCCAACAGCGTTGGTTTCTACGTAGGCATTCGCAAGGAAGGCCAAAGCCGGAAACGGGAATAG